The following are from one region of the Bacillus sp. (in: firmicutes) genome:
- a CDS encoding TRAP transporter small permease — protein sequence MNFFNKLLSRIEEVLCGLALASATSLAFIEVILRRGFGSSLGFTQEAVNYLLIFVGLIGASIGVREKVHLGVDLLVKQFSPNLQKGVILFVYGLNILFCIVVAILGYQHIAVLTQFGQVSPEMEIPMYIPKGIVAVAFTLMTIRYMQELVKAFKTPTEQLLAEQQEGGAH from the coding sequence TTGAACTTTTTTAATAAATTATTGTCAAGAATCGAAGAGGTACTCTGCGGTCTTGCCTTAGCATCTGCTACATCCTTGGCATTTATTGAAGTAATTTTACGAAGAGGGTTCGGCTCTAGTTTAGGCTTCACCCAGGAGGCAGTAAACTATTTATTAATTTTTGTAGGCTTAATTGGAGCCTCTATTGGTGTACGTGAAAAAGTTCATCTTGGTGTAGATTTACTTGTCAAACAATTTTCTCCTAATTTACAAAAAGGTGTGATCCTTTTTGTATATGGCTTAAATATATTGTTCTGCATCGTTGTCGCAATTCTCGGTTACCAACATATTGCAGTTTTAACCCAATTTGGTCAAGTTTCCCCAGAGATGGAAATCCCTATGTATATTCCAAAAGGTATCGTTGCAGTTGCTTTTACATTAATGACAATTCGTTATATGCAAGAGCTGGTGAAAGCATTCAAGACACCAACAGAACAACTTTTAGCGGAGCAACAGGAAGGCGGTGCACATTAA
- a CDS encoding isochorismate synthase, with protein MVTIQHSTIHKKIAYGVEQAKSLSHSILVSTSTKVEHLHIDPVTFYERGKHRIGERIFWSAPSGDFVMVGIGNAYSFESNDSNNFSQLESKWKEMLKASIVAPNERVLGVGPVILGSFSFDPKKEKTKLWGSFPTAKMMLPQHLLTISNDEYWLTVNVVVDENTNVDELAELLLNEQRALLEAATVPFISLYGQDLKIVEVSKDKWLEAVETVANQIKHGEIEKVVLAREIRVKSEWPFIPEEILNRLQKEQPSSYIFAIESGEDCFIGASPERLIKKEGDEAFTTCLAGSIARGKTAMEDDKLGHELLHDEKNLHEHEVVVRAIKSAFEQGCEQVEIPEQPALYKFRDIQHLYTPVVGRVKDGISLLTLVEKLHPTPALGGYPRAEALQKIREIEQLDRGLYAGPIGWLDGNGSGEFAVGIRSGLLQGREASLFAGCGIVGNSNPISEYKETQIKFKPMLSALGGSCNELK; from the coding sequence GTGGTAACGATTCAACATAGTACAATACATAAAAAAATCGCTTATGGAGTTGAACAAGCAAAGTCTCTTTCTCACTCTATATTGGTTAGTACTAGTACAAAAGTTGAACATTTGCATATAGATCCAGTTACTTTCTATGAACGGGGAAAACACCGCATTGGTGAACGGATTTTCTGGTCCGCACCGAGTGGGGACTTTGTTATGGTTGGCATTGGCAATGCTTATTCGTTTGAAAGTAATGATAGCAACAACTTTAGTCAGCTTGAAAGTAAATGGAAGGAAATGCTCAAGGCCAGTATCGTTGCACCGAATGAACGGGTGTTAGGCGTGGGGCCAGTTATACTAGGTTCGTTTTCTTTCGATCCGAAAAAGGAAAAAACGAAGTTATGGGGTAGTTTCCCTACCGCTAAAATGATGCTTCCACAACATTTATTAACGATATCAAATGATGAATATTGGCTTACGGTAAATGTCGTGGTAGATGAAAATACGAATGTAGATGAACTAGCTGAACTTTTACTAAATGAACAAAGAGCCCTTTTAGAGGCTGCAACTGTTCCGTTTATTAGCTTGTATGGACAGGACTTGAAAATTGTTGAGGTTTCAAAAGATAAGTGGCTGGAAGCGGTTGAAACGGTAGCAAATCAAATTAAGCACGGAGAAATTGAAAAAGTAGTCCTAGCACGGGAAATCAGGGTAAAAAGTGAATGGCCTTTTATTCCTGAGGAAATATTAAACCGTCTGCAAAAAGAACAGCCATCAAGCTATATTTTTGCAATTGAAAGTGGCGAAGATTGCTTTATTGGGGCATCACCGGAGCGTTTAATTAAAAAAGAGGGTGATGAGGCATTTACCACTTGTTTAGCTGGGTCGATTGCGAGAGGGAAAACGGCAATGGAAGACGACAAATTAGGTCATGAGCTTTTGCACGATGAAAAAAATCTACATGAACATGAGGTTGTTGTTCGTGCGATTAAGTCTGCTTTTGAACAGGGCTGTGAACAAGTGGAAATCCCCGAACAACCTGCTTTATATAAATTTCGCGATATTCAACATTTATATACGCCTGTAGTAGGGAGAGTAAAAGATGGTATTTCCTTATTAACGCTTGTTGAAAAACTTCATCCTACCCCTGCTCTAGGTGGATATCCTCGCGCGGAAGCACTTCAAAAAATAAGGGAAATTGAACAATTAGACCGTGGCCTGTATGCCGGTCCAATTGGTTGGCTTGATGGCAATGGCAGCGGTGAGTTTGCTGTCGGCATCCGTTCAGGGTTATTGCAAGGGCGGGAAGCCTCCTTATTTGCTGGATGCGGAATTGTTGGCAATTCAAATCCTATAAGTGAATATAAGGAAACACAAATAAAATTTAAGCCGATGCTCTCAGCATTAGGGGGATCATGCAATGAACTCAAATAA
- the menH gene encoding 2-succinyl-6-hydroxy-2,4-cyclohexadiene-1-carboxylate synthase, translating into MFINVNDVNYYVKVIGHGEPLLLLHGFTGSLETWDPFVEEWSRSFTLILVDIIGHGRTDHPEDFRRYDIEKVACDLKGILQHLEITKTSVLGYSMGGRLALSFSILYPEHVLSLILESSSPGLEKEVERLTRSENDNLLANQIEREGIRAFVDYWGKIPLFSTQEKKLSEEEKQAIRAQRLQNSSVGLAGSLRGMGTGVQPSWWDKLSEVRKPVLLLAGELDEKFCHINQEMHKRLPNSKIFIINDAGHAIHVEQRELFGKIVRDYLCGIFK; encoded by the coding sequence ATGTTCATTAACGTGAATGATGTCAATTATTATGTAAAAGTCATTGGTCATGGAGAGCCTTTGCTTCTTTTACATGGATTTACCGGTTCGCTAGAAACATGGGACCCATTTGTCGAGGAGTGGAGCCGGTCGTTCACGTTGATTTTGGTAGATATTATCGGGCATGGAAGAACAGATCATCCTGAAGATTTTAGACGTTATGATATTGAAAAGGTTGCTTGTGACTTAAAAGGTATCCTGCAGCATTTAGAGATTACGAAGACATCTGTGTTAGGCTATTCAATGGGTGGGCGGCTTGCTTTATCTTTTTCAATTTTATATCCTGAACATGTTCTTTCGCTTATTTTAGAAAGCAGTTCGCCGGGATTGGAAAAAGAAGTGGAGCGGCTCACAAGAAGCGAGAACGACAATCTTTTGGCTAATCAAATTGAACGGGAAGGTATTCGTGCGTTCGTTGACTATTGGGGGAAAATACCGCTGTTTTCTACACAAGAGAAAAAGCTGTCAGAGGAAGAAAAGCAAGCGATTCGCGCGCAACGCTTACAAAATAGCAGTGTTGGCCTAGCGGGAAGCCTGCGCGGAATGGGAACAGGTGTCCAGCCTTCATGGTGGGACAAGCTTTCAGAAGTAAGGAAGCCAGTTCTTTTATTAGCAGGGGAACTCGACGAGAAGTTTTGTCATATAAATCAGGAAATGCACAAGCGCCTTCCAAATTCAAAAATTTTCATTATAAACGACGCTGGACATGCAATTCATGTGGAACAAAGAGAATTATTTGGTAAAATAGTAAGGGACTATTTATGTGGAATTTTTAAATAG
- a CDS encoding TRAP transporter substrate-binding protein: MKKWLMMMVAAVLMVGLLAGCGARSQQSGSSTNGGEAGGKQASGEKITIKFSHVVAENTPKGQAAEMFKKLAEEYTNGKVEVQVFPNSQLYTDEDVLAAIQQNNVQLAAPSTSVITKLYPQWTLFDLPFIFKDEANVQAAMESPEIGGKLFTMLEDQNLLGLAMWDNGFKQMHSNKAIKTPADFKGQKLRVMSSKVLEAQFKSVGANPTPMAFGEVYSALEQGVIDGGENTLSNIYSQKMHEVQKSITMSNHGYLGYAVITNADFWNGLPDDVRQSLEKALDETTEWVRENSKRVNDEQLEDIKAAGKTEIITLTDEEKQAWVDAMTSIYPQFEDQIGKDLIDAAKALW; the protein is encoded by the coding sequence ATGAAAAAATGGCTTATGATGATGGTTGCGGCCGTGCTTATGGTTGGCCTATTAGCTGGCTGCGGCGCAAGATCACAACAAAGCGGTAGTTCAACTAATGGTGGAGAAGCTGGCGGTAAACAAGCTAGTGGCGAAAAAATCACAATTAAATTCTCACACGTTGTTGCTGAAAACACTCCAAAAGGTCAAGCAGCAGAAATGTTTAAGAAGTTAGCAGAAGAATATACAAATGGCAAGGTTGAAGTTCAAGTATTCCCTAACTCTCAACTATACACAGATGAAGATGTTTTAGCAGCTATCCAGCAAAATAACGTACAATTAGCTGCACCATCAACTTCAGTTATTACAAAACTATATCCACAATGGACGCTTTTTGATTTACCATTCATCTTTAAGGATGAAGCAAACGTCCAAGCAGCAATGGAAAGCCCAGAAATCGGTGGAAAACTGTTTACAATGCTTGAAGACCAAAATCTTCTTGGTTTAGCAATGTGGGATAACGGTTTTAAACAAATGCACTCAAATAAAGCAATCAAAACGCCAGCAGATTTTAAAGGTCAAAAATTACGTGTTATGTCAAGTAAAGTTCTTGAAGCACAATTCAAATCAGTTGGTGCAAACCCAACACCAATGGCATTCGGTGAAGTATATAGTGCGTTAGAACAAGGTGTTATTGATGGTGGTGAAAACACATTATCAAACATCTATTCTCAAAAAATGCATGAAGTTCAAAAGTCTATTACAATGAGTAACCACGGCTACCTTGGTTATGCGGTAATTACAAATGCTGATTTTTGGAATGGCCTTCCAGATGATGTGCGCCAATCTCTAGAAAAAGCATTAGACGAAACAACTGAGTGGGTTCGTGAAAATAGTAAGCGTGTAAACGACGAGCAATTAGAAGATATTAAAGCAGCTGGTAAAACAGAAATTATTACCTTAACTGATGAAGAAAAACAAGCTTGGGTTGATGCAATGACTTCAATCTACCCACAATTTGAAGACCAAATTGGCAAAGATTTAATTGATGCTGCTAAAGCACTTTGGTAA
- a CDS encoding o-succinylbenzoate--CoA ligase: MVDKYPKKESELALTSDVMPNWLAKRASLSPNRLALITESETWTFAELHERTVQATNKLSMLGIHEGDHVAILMGNRKEFLFLLHGLEYIGAVAILINTKLTAHEISWQLEDSESKLLLYDDALVEKVENITTSINMVSIHEFMNIGEGLAVIRPEWELNQIHTIIYTSGTTGKPKGVMLTYGNHWWSAVSSSLNLGLHMDDCWLCATPLFHVSGLSILMRSVFYGIPVYLIEKFNPTKVNEAIENNNITMISVVSQMLIRLLADLGERSYPKSLRCVLLGGASASKPLLEKCKQKQIPVYQTYGMTETASQIATLSAEYMLSKLGSAGKPLFPAQLKIENEGQTQPANKPGEIVVKGPNVTKGYWKREDATKTNIVDGWLRTGDIGYLDDDGFLFMLDRRSDLIISGGENIYPAEIESVILSHRSIEEAGVVGKDDEKWGQVPVAFVKVWNSQTVTKEELISLCEEQLAKYKVPVDIYFVEKLPRNASNKLIRMELREWLQPQ, encoded by the coding sequence ATGGTGGATAAGTATCCTAAAAAGGAGAGTGAGCTAGCATTGACAAGTGATGTTATGCCAAATTGGTTAGCCAAAAGGGCTAGTCTTTCACCTAATCGGTTGGCGCTTATTACAGAAAGTGAAACATGGACTTTTGCCGAGCTACATGAGCGTACCGTTCAGGCTACAAATAAATTATCTATGTTGGGAATCCATGAAGGAGACCATGTGGCCATCTTAATGGGGAACCGTAAAGAATTTTTATTTCTTTTACATGGCTTGGAGTATATTGGTGCTGTAGCTATTTTAATAAATACGAAGCTAACAGCACATGAAATTAGTTGGCAGCTAGAAGATTCAGAGAGTAAGCTATTGCTATATGATGATGCATTGGTGGAAAAGGTCGAAAATATAACAACATCTATAAATATGGTGTCAATACATGAGTTTATGAACATAGGGGAAGGGCTAGCAGTCATTCGTCCGGAATGGGAACTCAACCAAATTCATACGATTATTTATACATCAGGAACAACAGGAAAACCAAAGGGGGTCATGCTTACCTATGGAAACCATTGGTGGAGCGCTGTTAGTTCGTCATTAAACCTTGGTTTACATATGGATGATTGCTGGCTTTGTGCAACCCCGCTATTTCATGTTAGTGGCCTTTCAATTTTAATGCGAAGTGTATTTTATGGGATACCAGTCTATTTAATTGAAAAATTTAATCCTACGAAAGTGAATGAGGCAATAGAAAATAATAACATCACTATGATTTCTGTTGTCAGCCAAATGTTAATAAGGCTACTCGCTGATCTCGGTGAAAGATCTTATCCTAAATCGTTAAGATGCGTATTATTAGGAGGAGCTTCAGCGTCAAAGCCATTGTTAGAAAAATGTAAACAAAAGCAAATCCCTGTTTATCAAACATACGGGATGACAGAAACAGCTTCACAAATAGCTACATTAAGCGCTGAATATATGCTATCAAAGTTGGGTTCAGCAGGAAAACCACTTTTTCCAGCACAATTAAAAATTGAAAATGAAGGGCAAACACAACCAGCAAATAAACCAGGGGAAATAGTTGTCAAAGGCCCAAACGTAACAAAAGGATATTGGAAAAGAGAAGATGCTACGAAAACCAATATTGTCGATGGTTGGCTCCGTACTGGGGATATCGGTTATTTAGATGATGATGGATTTTTATTCATGCTTGACCGCCGTAGTGATTTAATTATTTCAGGTGGTGAGAATATTTATCCAGCAGAAATTGAGTCGGTTATTTTATCACACCGAAGCATCGAAGAAGCGGGCGTAGTCGGAAAAGATGATGAAAAATGGGGACAGGTACCTGTTGCGTTTGTGAAGGTATGGAACTCACAGACAGTAACAAAAGAAGAACTTATTTCATTATGTGAGGAGCAGCTAGCGAAATATAAAGTGCCAGTTGACATTTACTTTGTAGAAAAATTACCACGAAATGCTTCGAACAAATTAATACGGATGGAATTAAGGGAATGGCTTCAGCCGCAATAA
- the menB gene encoding 1,4-dihydroxy-2-naphthoyl-CoA synthase: protein MAVEWVAKYPGKYEEILYETYNGIAKITINRPHVHNAFTPLTVAEMIDAFADARDDSDVGVIILTGAGDKAFCSGGDQKVRGHGGYVGKDNIPRLNVLDLRRLIRVIPKPVVAMVAGYAIGGGHVLHVICDLTIAAENAIFGQTGPKVGSFDAGYGSGYLARIIGHKKAREIWYLCRQYNAQEALDMGLVNTVVPLEKLEEETIQWCNEMLEKSPTALRFLKAAMNADTDGLAGIQQFAGDATLLYYTSDEAKEGRDAFKEKRTPDFGQFPRFP from the coding sequence ATGGCAGTAGAATGGGTAGCCAAATATCCAGGTAAATATGAAGAAATTCTTTATGAAACATACAATGGCATTGCAAAAATTACGATTAATCGTCCGCACGTACACAATGCTTTTACACCTTTAACAGTAGCGGAAATGATTGATGCTTTTGCTGATGCCCGTGATGACTCTGATGTTGGTGTCATTATTTTAACTGGTGCTGGTGATAAAGCGTTTTGTTCTGGTGGCGACCAAAAAGTGCGTGGTCATGGTGGCTATGTAGGAAAAGATAATATTCCCCGCTTAAATGTTCTTGATTTACGGCGTCTAATTCGTGTGATTCCAAAGCCTGTTGTGGCAATGGTGGCGGGTTACGCGATTGGCGGTGGCCATGTTTTACATGTCATTTGTGATTTAACAATCGCGGCTGAAAATGCTATCTTTGGTCAGACAGGTCCAAAGGTTGGCAGCTTTGATGCAGGCTATGGTTCTGGTTATTTAGCGCGTATTATCGGACATAAAAAAGCCCGTGAAATTTGGTATCTATGCCGTCAATATAATGCACAGGAAGCACTTGATATGGGGCTAGTGAACACTGTTGTTCCATTGGAAAAACTAGAGGAAGAAACAATCCAATGGTGTAATGAAATGCTTGAAAAATCACCAACAGCACTGCGCTTCCTAAAAGCGGCCATGAACGCTGATACAGACGGCTTAGCAGGCATCCAACAATTTGCTGGGGATGCAACATTACTCTATTATACATCTGATGAAGCGAAGGAAGGACGCGATGCGTTTAAAGAAAAGCGTACACCTGACTTTGGTCAGTTCCCACGTTTTCCGTAA
- a CDS encoding 1,4-dihydroxy-2-naphthoate polyprenyltransferase gives MEVKIPNQQLELKKKSIWQIWYRQLRPHTLTAAFVPVSIGTALALLDGFINMPLFLAMLLASILIQAATNLFNEYYDYKRGLDHAESIGIGGGIVRDGIAPKTIRNVAIGFFAIAILLGFYICASSSWWIAAIGIICMFTAYFYTGGPYPIAYSPFGEIVAGFFMGVVIILISYFIQSGSISLKSFLISIPISILIGAILLSNNIRDLDGDKKSGRRTLAILIGRENAVKFLAGMFVVSFIWIIALVATSIVSPWLLIVFASLPKAFQAVRGFKGKTLPIQMMPAMKATAQTNTHFGFLVAFGLLLSYWM, from the coding sequence ATGGAGGTAAAAATTCCAAACCAACAACTAGAACTTAAAAAGAAGAGCATTTGGCAAATTTGGTATCGCCAATTACGACCGCACACATTAACGGCGGCATTTGTTCCTGTTTCCATTGGGACGGCGTTAGCATTGCTAGATGGTTTTATCAATATGCCGTTATTTTTGGCCATGCTTTTAGCAAGTATTCTAATTCAAGCAGCCACGAATTTATTTAATGAATACTATGACTATAAACGCGGCCTTGATCATGCCGAATCGATTGGAATTGGCGGAGGAATTGTTCGCGATGGGATTGCTCCTAAAACGATTCGTAATGTTGCCATTGGCTTTTTTGCGATAGCTATTCTTCTTGGTTTTTATATTTGTGCCAGCTCAAGTTGGTGGATTGCCGCTATCGGAATTATTTGTATGTTTACTGCCTATTTTTATACTGGCGGTCCATACCCGATTGCCTATTCACCCTTCGGGGAAATCGTTGCCGGCTTTTTTATGGGGGTTGTCATTATCCTCATTTCATATTTTATCCAATCTGGCTCTATTTCATTAAAAAGTTTTTTAATTTCCATTCCAATTTCGATTTTAATTGGTGCGATTTTGCTTTCTAATAATATTCGTGATTTAGATGGCGATAAAAAAAGCGGACGCCGCACATTGGCGATTCTCATTGGCAGAGAAAATGCAGTTAAATTTTTAGCTGGAATGTTTGTTGTTTCCTTTATTTGGATTATCGCCCTTGTGGCTACTAGTATTGTGTCACCATGGCTTTTAATTGTTTTCGCTAGTCTTCCAAAAGCATTTCAAGCCGTGCGCGGATTCAAAGGCAAAACATTGCCGATACAGATGATGCCAGCCATGAAGGCAACCGCACAAACAAATACACATTTCGGATTTCTCGTCGCCTTCGGTTTATTGTTAAGCTACTGGATGTAA
- the menD gene encoding 2-succinyl-5-enolpyruvyl-6-hydroxy-3-cyclohexene-1-carboxylic-acid synthase, with the protein MNSNKALTVYVAAFLDELVRSNVKHIVVSPGSRSTPIAMLAADHPNLKVWLNVDERSAAFFALGIAKARREPVAIVCTSGTAVANYMPAVVEAKEAQVPLIVLTADRPHELRDIGAPQAIDQLDFFGKQVKWFVEMALPEERREMLRYVRTVAARAVSTSLTGPSGPVHLNFPFREPLVPNLEDDTIWESGLENRQQFIKASQTKRVLSVPDLERLALELQEVKRGIIVCGPLDMPCFAEEVVKLGETLGFPILADPLSQLRCGGHNKNLVIDSYDAFLRDEYISKTLIPDVVIRFGAMPVSKAVLLFLKKNPQIKQIIIDGDGLWRDPTLLATEVIHCNPVLFCKDLAAVEFFKTHKATDMRWIEHWITADSIAGDVLRTFGNEEEEFEGQVVLRIANSLPDHSTLFVGNSMPIRDVDSFFLNNERNIRIMANRGANGIDGTISTALGVSTVGEPLVLLLGDLTFYHDLNGLLAAKLYQLNATIVIINNEGGGIFSFLPQSEHPKNFEMLFGTPLGLDFSYVVKMYNGHFTRINHWDELSEAIKNCKNVGGLNVIEVRTDRSLNVAKHRKIWNIANQKIKQSLDLGEVDVH; encoded by the coding sequence ATGAACTCAAATAAGGCATTAACTGTATATGTAGCGGCTTTTTTAGATGAATTAGTACGGTCAAATGTTAAACATATTGTCGTAAGCCCAGGATCAAGATCGACCCCTATTGCGATGTTAGCAGCCGATCATCCGAACTTAAAGGTGTGGTTGAATGTTGATGAACGTTCAGCCGCATTTTTTGCGTTAGGAATTGCAAAAGCAAGGCGGGAGCCAGTGGCGATTGTTTGTACATCTGGAACAGCTGTAGCCAACTATATGCCGGCAGTAGTAGAAGCAAAGGAAGCGCAGGTGCCGCTCATTGTTTTGACAGCTGATCGTCCTCATGAACTAAGAGATATTGGGGCGCCGCAAGCAATTGATCAACTTGATTTTTTTGGAAAACAAGTAAAATGGTTTGTGGAAATGGCTTTGCCCGAGGAAAGGCGAGAAATGCTTCGTTACGTGCGAACGGTGGCAGCAAGGGCTGTTTCTACTTCGCTGACAGGCCCTAGTGGCCCAGTTCATTTGAATTTTCCGTTTCGAGAACCGCTTGTGCCAAATTTGGAGGATGATACCATTTGGGAAAGCGGACTGGAAAATAGACAGCAATTCATTAAAGCATCACAAACAAAAAGGGTTTTAAGCGTGCCTGATTTAGAACGGTTGGCACTTGAGTTGCAGGAAGTGAAGCGGGGCATAATCGTTTGTGGACCATTAGACATGCCTTGTTTTGCAGAAGAGGTCGTGAAGCTTGGGGAAACATTAGGATTCCCGATACTTGCTGACCCATTATCGCAACTACGCTGTGGGGGGCATAATAAAAATTTAGTGATTGACAGCTATGATGCGTTTTTGCGTGATGAATACATATCAAAGACTCTTATTCCAGATGTTGTCATCCGGTTTGGAGCAATGCCAGTTTCTAAGGCTGTTTTATTATTTTTGAAAAAAAATCCACAGATTAAACAAATCATCATTGATGGGGATGGGTTATGGCGTGATCCGACACTGCTGGCAACCGAAGTTATCCATTGTAATCCAGTGCTCTTTTGCAAAGACTTGGCTGCGGTTGAGTTTTTTAAAACTCATAAGGCAACTGATATGCGGTGGATTGAACATTGGATAACAGCTGACAGTATCGCTGGGGATGTCCTTCGCACCTTTGGAAATGAAGAAGAAGAATTTGAAGGTCAGGTCGTGCTCAGAATTGCTAATAGTTTACCAGACCATTCTACATTGTTTGTTGGCAATAGTATGCCAATCCGCGATGTCGATAGCTTTTTCTTAAATAATGAGCGAAATATAAGGATTATGGCTAATCGCGGTGCAAATGGGATAGATGGTACAATTTCAACGGCACTTGGAGTGAGCACCGTAGGAGAGCCTCTTGTCCTTCTTTTAGGGGATTTGACTTTTTATCATGATTTAAATGGTTTATTGGCAGCAAAGCTGTATCAATTAAATGCAACCATCGTGATTATTAATAATGAAGGCGGAGGGATTTTTTCGTTCTTGCCGCAAAGTGAGCATCCTAAAAACTTTGAAATGCTGTTTGGAACGCCATTGGGGCTTGATTTTAGCTATGTTGTCAAAATGTATAATGGTCATTTTACCCGTATTAATCACTGGGATGAACTTTCGGAAGCGATAAAGAACTGCAAGAATGTTGGTGGTCTAAATGTCATAGAAGTCCGCACAGACCGGTCTTTAAATGTGGCGAAGCATCGGAAAATTTGGAACATCGCTAATCAAAAAATCAAGCAAAGCTTGGATTTAGGTGAAGTTGATGTTCATTAA
- a CDS encoding TRAP transporter large permease subunit, with protein sequence MSSVSNQTIDQKMLPQSGTPLKKFSSLFFILLALACSIYSFVIGSAAMAVFSLLFLFLFLGLPIAISLGFASFAVIYFFTTDPLPDLAGKVFSGINSFPLMAIPFFVLAGNIFTTGGVAKRLINLANAFIGHLPGGLSIAAIMACALFAAISGSSPATVVAIGGIMIPAMTKFGYPKKYGVGSIATAGSLGILIPPSVPMIVYCVTVEQSVGKMFLAGIVPGIMLAAMLAFVSFWVAKKNNYPLSPKATVSEKMIAVKDSIWSLALPIVVIGGIYSGLFTPTESAAVACFIGLVVGFFIHKDLQLKDIPGILVESTKTTAMLFFIISMAMVFAHILTLERIPHELVAVIKDMDMGPIAFLLIVNLILFIAGQFMEPTAIITILGPILFPVAVALGIDPIHFGIIMIVNMEIGMITPPVGLNLYVASGITKMPLIDVTKATGPWLLATVVALVLVTFIPQISLWLPNFLYSLQ encoded by the coding sequence ATGAGTTCAGTTTCTAATCAAACAATCGATCAAAAGATGTTGCCACAGTCAGGAACACCACTTAAAAAGTTTTCTTCACTATTTTTTATATTATTGGCACTAGCTTGTTCGATTTATTCTTTCGTCATTGGCAGCGCGGCAATGGCTGTTTTCTCGTTATTATTCTTATTCTTGTTTCTTGGTTTACCAATTGCCATTTCATTGGGCTTTGCGTCTTTTGCAGTTATCTACTTTTTTACAACTGATCCGCTTCCAGATTTAGCAGGGAAGGTATTTTCAGGTATTAATAGCTTTCCATTAATGGCGATTCCCTTTTTCGTACTTGCTGGTAATATTTTCACAACTGGTGGTGTAGCGAAACGCCTTATTAATTTAGCAAATGCTTTTATCGGTCATTTACCAGGCGGTTTATCAATTGCAGCGATTATGGCTTGTGCGTTATTTGCGGCTATTTCTGGTTCTTCACCAGCAACCGTAGTTGCAATTGGCGGTATTATGATTCCAGCAATGACGAAATTCGGTTATCCTAAAAAATATGGAGTCGGTTCGATTGCGACAGCTGGTTCCTTAGGTATTCTTATTCCCCCAAGTGTGCCAATGATTGTTTACTGTGTTACTGTTGAACAATCTGTAGGAAAAATGTTTTTAGCAGGGATCGTTCCCGGCATTATGTTAGCAGCAATGCTTGCCTTTGTAAGTTTTTGGGTTGCTAAGAAAAATAATTATCCACTTAGTCCAAAAGCAACAGTTAGTGAAAAAATGATTGCTGTTAAGGATTCTATTTGGAGCTTGGCATTACCAATTGTCGTAATCGGCGGTATTTATTCAGGACTTTTCACACCGACTGAATCCGCAGCCGTTGCTTGTTTTATCGGCTTAGTTGTAGGGTTTTTTATTCATAAAGATTTGCAGTTAAAAGATATCCCAGGCATTTTAGTAGAATCAACAAAAACAACAGCGATGTTATTCTTTATTATTTCAATGGCAATGGTTTTCGCTCATATTCTAACATTAGAACGAATTCCACATGAACTTGTTGCTGTTATTAAAGACATGGATATGGGGCCAATTGCATTCCTATTAATCGTTAACTTAATCTTATTTATTGCTGGACAATTCATGGAACCAACAGCGATTATTACAATTTTAGGCCCAATTCTTTTCCCTGTTGCAGTGGCACTTGGAATTGACCCAATCCACTTCGGTATTATCATGATTGTCAATATGGAAATAGGTATGATTACACCACCAGTTGGTTTGAACTTATATGTAGCAAGTGGTATAACGAAAATGCCACTCATTGATGTTACGAAAGCAACTGGACCATGGTTGCTTGCAACAGTTGTTGCCCTTGTATTAGTAACTTTCATACCACAAATTAGCTTATGGCTACCAAATTTCTTGTATAGTTTACAATAA